The following nucleotide sequence is from Cicer arietinum cultivar CDC Frontier isolate Library 1 chromosome 2, Cicar.CDCFrontier_v2.0, whole genome shotgun sequence.
CTAGGGATTGAAGTAAATCATAAACAAGACTTTTCAAACCAATATAGTTTTTCCATTGTTGCAGATGAAATTCCTTTGATTACCTGTGagcttattttgtttttagatttgttGGTTAGTTTGTTATTTAGAAGCCTGCGGGCAATATTCGACTTACGTAACTTCTTGTGTGTTTGTTTTGGCATCCAAACACATCATTCATTAGCTACTTGTAAAAAGattgaaatatttcaattaacCTCActtgttttgacttttgattCTCTGTGCTGCTTTCAAATTTGAAACTCTGCAACATTAGGAAAGTATCTATAATGATCAAGATTTAAGATATCTATTTTATTTCCCAGAAGTCGATTTGAGAACGCTTCCGAATTCTGACAAATGTTCCTATATTGTTTAGAGGGCAGTTGTTTACTCCTTAGAGTGCCACATATGATAAAAGTTCATTGTTGATGTCTGTCTGGTTGTGTTTGTTAGGTATGAAGATGCTTGGAAGGTTTACGAGTCGATGGAAACAGATAATGTTCTTCCAGATCACGTGACATGCTCTATTATGATTATTGTTATGAGAAAACTTGGCCATAGCGCAAAAAATGCTTGgcaattttttgagaaaatgaataGAAAAGGAGTCAAATGGGGCGAAGAAGTCCTTGGTGCATTGATAAAGTCGTTTTGTGTCGAGGGCCTGGTGAGTGAAGCTCTCATCATCCAATCTGAAATGGAGAAGAAAGGGATTTCTTCAAATGCAATTGTGTACAACACTCTGATGGACACATATTGTAAATCCAATCGGATAGAGGAAGCCGAAGGCCTTTTTGTTGAGATGAAAGCGAAAGGGATTAAACCGACCGCAGCTACCTTCAACATTCTAATGTATGCGTACAGCCAAAGAATGCAACCTAAGATTGTAGAGAATCTTCTGGCAGAAATGCAGGATTTTGGGTTGAAGCCAAATGCCAATTCGTATACTTGTCTAATCAGTGCATATGGGAGGCAGAAAAAGATGAGCGACATGGCCGCAGATGCATTCTTGAAGATGAAGAAAGTCGGTATAAAACCCACTTCACATTCCTATACAGCGATGATCCATGCGTATTCAGTTAGTGGCTGGCACGAGAAAGCTTACGTGGCATTCGAAAACATGATCAGAGAAGGTATTAAACCTTCGATAGAAACCTACACTACATTACTAGATGCATTCAGACGTGCTGGTGACGCCGAAACATTAATGAAAATATGGAAGCTGATGATGAGCGAAAAAGTTAAAGGAACGCAGGTTACATTCAACACTCTTGTGGACGGTTTTGCCAAACAAGGTCTCTTCATGGAAGCAAGAGATGTAATATCCGAATTCGGGAAGATTGGATTGCAACCGACAGTGATGACATATAATATGCTGATGAATGCATATGCGCGAGGAGGGCTAGACTCGAAGCTTCCGCAGTTGTTGAAAGAGATGAAAACTCTTAAATTAAGACCAGATTCTATAACATATTCAACTATGATATATGCTTTTGTCCGCGTTCGAGACTTTAAGAGGGCATTTTTTTATCACAAGCAGATGGTCGAGAGTGGGCAGGTGATGGAGTTAAGTTCTTACCAGAAGCTTCGTGCGATTCTCGAAGTTAAAGCTGCAGACAAGAACAAGAGTGATAAGGTAGCCTTGCTTGGTATAATTAACAAAAAGATGGGAATTATGAAAAAGAAGAGGAAAAAAGATGAGTTCTGGAAGTACAAGACAGGACATGTGAAAAGAACATAGTTCTGATGTTGATGTATAGTATagtaaatataacttttaagtTCAATTTTGACACACTTGAGTTTCTTCATTTTAACTTTGAACAATGTGTTATCATATGCTGCTtcttcaataaaaaatacatgtCACTCATTTTCAGATAGATGTGGctagtttgaaattttaatatttttatgcaGATATTGAGGCTATTCATCACttgaaaaacaattataacGATAAGATGTCTTATAAATCATGATTGGCCATATTTCCTCTTCGATAGACTATATTTATATGTCATCATACCTTGAAAAAATTACCATTGCATGATTCTAAATAAGTAGGGCAAGGTAAAGCGATCAAGACAATCGCTTTACCTTTAGCTTATGAGAAAAGAAAATTTCCTAGTTAATAAAAAGGATTCGGGTAATCATGTCATGAGTTTATTACtctatatattttactatttttaagaaatattattaGTAAAGAGATGCAAGTACaaattctttcaaatttttgttcaatATCATATTAGACATTTAAcataatatatcatttatattaatatgttGGGGTGGTCATGGCCATGAGACCCAATGAAGCTTTGTcactaattatatataattacatcATTATCGATATTTTTGACACATCTTGATTATATGTGGAATAATCAtagattaaaatcaaaatttatagtTATAATCTATCTATATAATAATAGGAGGAGTGATAGCAACAcattctttaatatattttatttaattaattaaaaatttaaaaaatttgaaaaagcaAGTAGAATGGTAAAAATTATCtccatattatatttttatatatttattacttaattttatcaatacaaaataatttattagtaGACATGGAAAATGCAATCGTTTGAATTTgcccattaaatttttttattaataaaatgtaatattaattaatgacgacttcttcaaatattttatatataataaaaatatttttgttttaacttttttgacccaaattttattgtaatatttactTTTGTTTATCAAGTAAATTTCATACaatgtatatttatttgacataattttacttaatatttttcaacaaaaatttatcaatgcATGACACAGGTTTCAGACTAGATATGATATCTATATAAGCTACAAAACATTTACTGCATTCCACACAACTAAACAAAACTTCAAGTTTTCTTTATCTTGACAGAACTTCAATAAAATCATCAATAtcttgtaaaatattaaatgttaacaTTGTCAACCATATAACTCAATCCATCCATAGCTTCCACTAGCCACCTCTGGACCAATGTCAATATATCACAGCTGAAGATGAACCctaatcaattttttcttcCGACGATTCATGTATCCAGTTTGCTCTCCATATGATAGGTGATGATAGAAGACGTTCTGTTTTCCACCCTAATGACTTGAGCTGTACCAAACATAGAGTCAGTTTGGATAAACCGATTAAAAAACAGTTATGAAAggaaaattattaaaagaatcTAACAATAATCAAGTGTTTTAGACTATAGcttattttaagttaaaacTGGTTTTCGCGTCACAATATTTTTATGAGCTCTCCTAATTAACTTGCCCATAAATGTATATGAACTTATGAGGACTTTTTCATAAAGaaccttaacttaattttaattgaaaagcTCTCATAAGTTAGAAGCTAAACCAAACTGAACCATAGTGTTTTTTAATCTTTCATTTGTTGGATATAAAGCTCAGCAAGGGGTTAAGGGTGTtggaagaataaaaaaatagggTTCAAATCctgttgaaagagaaaatacTAACATAACTAATATACGAATATTTGTCTATCCAAAAAAAATAGCAGGTACCATTTTATTAGTTTTGTTTGATTCCCACATCATaaatattcttataaaattcATCAAGAAAGGAAAAGATAATACAATCACACTGTTAAGAATTTAAAGAAAGTAAATAAGCAGCTAAATAGAATTTAACTTGAAGCTTAAATATGTACCTTCTGAATAAATACTTCATACTGTTTTTCCATCCATATTTGGCTTTCTGAATGCAAATACTTGCTTTTATAATCGTTATTTGCGAGAACAAGAGCATGAATAAATGACTTTAGGACATCGGCACTATTTGAATCTTTATGAACAATAACATCAACGATTCCTTTCTTTTCCACTAGTAAGTACTTGGCTATATAGAAGGAACACAGAACAAAGTAAGGTTTGAACACTTCAGATGGAAAATTGAAAGCCAGTAGTTAAAAACAATTTGAGAATCAACCTTTTGTGTAGTAAGATGCTACAGAAAGCAAATGCTCCTTACTGTTAGTGTCAAACAAAAAGAAGTTGCTAAGTGAGCTTTATAAATGACATTTCAAAGATATTAAGACACTATAATCAAGCCATAATCATGGACAACTTAAGCTTTGAGCCAATAGTGATAATATATACAAGTAGAGCAAGTGCtaaataatgttttaaattgGGAGAATTATTTGAGGCCTTGTTTGCAAATAAAGATGACACAGAACTTGTAACACAACAGAGGACCATTACCTTGAATGGTGGATTCACGTTTGGGAGAGCCAAAAGTGATTCTGGAGACTAATTGATTTTGGCATGTTTGGAGGTTTCGATTAGAATTGATTTTGCCTCTTGAACTGATTCATACATGAAGTTATGATTTGTAGCTTTTACCTCTAAACGTGATTTTTACACTCAAATGTATTGTTTAACTCCCTTTCATGTGGCCATATctaaacataattattttacattaaactCACTTTTAACAAAAATCGATCTTGCAAAATCAattcaatcaaaattaatttttgatacCGTAGAACCAGACACACTGAAAGCACAATCATTTTCTAGGACAGGGACACAGACCATATTTTAACAACTCACATTTCCATTTCATCAAATGAAGAAATCCTTGTGCCTAAACGTACTTTTGTATCCAAGGAATTGGCTTTCTTTGAGATCCATGAAGTGAGTTTATTGGGTAAAACATGCTCCTGTGAAGAGACCTGTTTAGGAGAGAGAACTGGCAAAAAGTTTAGAAGCATGCATTAATATACAAAGACAACGAGAAAATAATAAGCTAGCTTCTAAGGTGTAAATCAGATTCTCTTTGACAGGGTGCTCTGTTAGGACTTAAATTTAGTAGAATTAGTTTCTAATAGTTAGGTACTTAGTTCAGGTTGTTATAAGACTATTTGTATAAATAGGGAGGTTATGGAGTTAGGAGCATTATCATTGAATATTATAAGCACTTATTGAATAGAGAATAGCCTTTATTGTGAAGGGGGAAACCCTTGGAGGAGATATTCTCTCCTATTCtatcatttttcttaataaaagtgtTATTTCTTTGGAATCTAATTATTGGGTTCCAAACATGCTCACTCTACCAAACCAAATTTGTTTTGGAGAAACATTTGGGGAGGGGTTAAAAACAGTGTTGTACTGTTGTCAATCATGAATCGTGGTAAATAACAGTTTGATCAAATTTTGCTACACAAGATTGCTATAGCACCACTAGAGCTTCTATTTGATAACAatttgtactaaatagcataTTGTAAAACAATAGCAATTCATTCAAATTCCATATACCGGCGATTTAACAACACTGGTTAAAAAGTACACTAGAAATCCTTGATGTGACGAAACTGTTCTAAGATGCAGACGATTTTATGTTTCAATGTAATAAATGGTCTAACTCTAACATCAAAGATAAGTTGTGGATATAATATAAGACAGTAATTAAAACTGGAAACAGACAATACCTTGGCCAGTCTCCGAGAAATGCTGTAAAAGAATAGAGCTCCTTTCAGGGTTTAATGAGTTCAATGCCAAGCATCGAACAGCTCGATAGTTTGCTACATTGAAACAAGACACCATTTGCATTATCAAGTTAGAATCAGCATGTGTATTGGGGAGGGCCGGTACATATTCACCAAAGAACAAGACATCCATATTAAAATTATGAGATCTCTAACTTCACAAAGAAAATGGGATTAATTTAATGAGAGTAGACAATGTTTTCAATTGTTAAGAATATGGTATAGTAGAATCTTATCATTGAGTGTAAGCTTGCAAGACAACACAAACAAGGTTATCTTATCGACATTCAAATTGTGAATCAGAAGACCTATTTTACGAATTGTGAATCGAATCTTCTTATGAACATTAAGATTCCAAGGCCTTATTGTTAGGAAACCAAGAATTGGATTCCTAAgaaagaacacttttattagGAACTAGGAGAGAAATCTCTCCTCCAAGGGTTTCCCATTCACAATAGAGAATAGTCTATTCACAGTTACAATATTCAATGATATCTCTCTAACTCCATAACCTCCCTATTTATTTACAACTAACCCATTAactaactattattattaactagCTCTTCTCATCTAAGTCCTAACACTTTTCTTTTAGTTTTCTTCACAATTCTAAAAATGCAAAGGAatgtacaaaataaaataacaatttgtAATTTGAAAACATACCATACATATGAAATAGGGTCAGAGACAAAAAAGAAAACCAAATTGCTAGTGGGTGTCCAATGGTAATACGAGCAACAAGCATTCCAAGTGCCATACCAATCATCGTGGCCACAGTTTCTTGACTTCCTTCCTATCGATATacattaacaaatcaaaatatatctatttatcATACCCTTCTAAAAAAACTGGGTTTAAGCTAATAATATAAACagttaaaataaatgcaatttaTACCTTAGCTGATATATCTGCAGCATTATCCTGAAGAGCAAAATGCTGAGTCAAAGCTGCTCTAGTGGCTCCACTTGCAACCCCAGCTAGTCAAAATCATGTTTTAAGAggcataacatttaaattttgaaaaatatagaataCAAATATGATACCACTCGAGAactaaatgaagaaaaaaagtgcCCTAAACTTGGATGATTCCAAACATTTTTCTATTTAACAACGTTATTTGTTAGGAAATGTTTTATCCTATAATCTAACATAAACTTAAGTTACAAAGTTACTTACATGAAAACTAAAGAGGGGTAAAAACTTTAAGTAACTAACAAATTATGTTACTAATGGATTTTCGAACTTATACAAATGTTGGAACTTACTGAAAGATCTTGATATGCTTCCTAAGcaaacaataaaaacaaaagcTGATGGAAACAATGGTGAAATGAGGTCCATTAGCATACCTGAAATCAGTTTAGAAACCTTCGCAGATTAATATGAAATATGAAGACTGCAATGTGAAAATCAAATTTAACACAGTAGCATCAGTAAAAGATAAACTGAAGACTTGCTGTTAAATTTTAGTCTCACGaaacagattaaaaaaaaaaacagatttaTACGTTAGTGCCAAGTAAAGCATTCTAAATAGAAATTATCTTCTGCTCATAATCTCAATATATTATCAatactaaattattaatataccaAGATGAGCATATCATGATCAGTACATACAATAtgcaaaatcaaaattttaaattgatgcAAACAAGTCTGTGTCAGTGTTTCATATCAGTTAAGAGcaaaaaaatcatattcaacAAAGTCAAAAGCTTTGGAATTCAAAACTAGGATAGTGTTTTGTTTTCACAAATACAAAACATGATTCTGTCCCAAAAAGAGAAGTTCACATaaatcttcaaaaaaaaaaatccataatcAAAATGTTTTCTTCAaggacttttttttttccattccTTTTCAGTTTTCATCAATAATACTCCTAATACAAGCTTCCTTTTTTTCCTACcccttaaatttattttcaatctcAGTCCTTGAATCCACATACTATGAAACCAACACTCAACTTGTTAGATTTTTATTGGCCTGTGTCTATACACCACAGAAAAATTTCGTAAAGAAAATGGTTGCACAAATTTCTTCTATAAAAAGACCAAGTTCAAACAATCTACCAAGATCATTCATGAGATCTGCAACCAATCGCCACATTTTTGCATTGCTATCAAGGTTTGATCCCTGCAGCATAAGGAGTAAACAGAAACATAGTTAAAACAACATGATTTGAGAATTATTTGAGTGAAGAGGAAACCAGTGTATGCAAACCTAAGCATATAATGATCCGCATAAAGTCGTGGcttcatatttcattttaaaattaataataaagaagGAATATAATTGCATTCAAGATACAGACCTGATAGAATGTGAACAAGATTCCTCCAAGCATGCCAGTTAGATCTCGCAAAAACCACTGGAAATAGTTTCAACATTCAATGTCAACACATTGCAGCCTTAAGAAACACTAAAGTCAATGTactggaaaaagaaaaaaacagacAACTTGAGGTACaaaaatcgattttgtaaaattaattttagttaaatgcGAGTTGAATGTAAAGTGGTTTATATTTGAATACATTCGATGAAAAGTGAGTTGCATGATAAATTTGAGTGTAAAAACCACGTATGGAGTCAAAGACTACAAATTCTAGCTTTAGGTTAGAATCAATCCACGAGCAAAATAAATTCCAATAGACGTCGTCTGaacatttcaaaatcaattttacatatTTGGAATCACTTATAACTCTCCCTACCATGAAAACAAACACACTAAATAAAtgcagaataaaaataatcgaTACCTGAAAAGTGGCACCTATGACCGTAGCTGATTTCTCACCAACTCCAATAGCACTCAAGAGAGCCTGAAAGGGATTTTGTTCACAACTCATGCAATCTAAGCTTtgtattacaaaaaataaaacatacagTGCAACAATGTCTTACCTGTGTAGAAAGCATGGTCCTTATATAAGTTGAAAGACCCTGCAACAATCAATCTATAATTACTCAACAACAATAACATACATAGTTTTGATGAcataataataacttaattgCCATGTTTCTTAATTTAATAGTTACCTGCAACAAATCCCATATTTGAAAAGGAACATAATCCGGAGTAACACTACTTGGAAACCCCTGAATATTATCAATAgcaagaaaaaagagaaattcTTTTAACAATGATGAAGAAAAAGAACAATCACACAGTGATATTGTAGTTGCAtacacaatttttatttgagtAATTTTTCAATTTGGTCTCTTAACTATCACAGTCTTTTTGTTGGttacagtttttaaaaaaatgagaatctGAAAAATAATCTTTAAACTACTTCAAATGAGAAATTTTTTTCAGTTTAAAACTTAATTACTACATTTCTACACGTCAAAGACTAAATAAGAGATAAATTGATAGTTGAGGGAGTAAATTGacattttacttatttttattttgatccatgagaattaagaaaaattgaaacttgCCTCAGGTACAAATGCTTGAAGAAATCGTGTCCAAAGATGGGTAAAGCGGGCACCAGATCTGTGTAAATTGAAAGAATAAGAATGGGATAATTGCTGTGAATGGGAAaaggaagaaggaagaagaaccTTTGAATggagaaagaggaagaagaagccttGATGGTGAAAGTCTTAGAGAGCTTTGTGGGAGATGAACCATTCCATTCTTCCAATCTTAATAATGATGTTTTATTGGAGACATGTGGAAATGCTGAAATTGATTCCATTCCCAGATGAAGTGAAGTGTCAATACCTTTGATTGATGACTTCGCAGGTTGTTTGTCACAAGAGTCCTGTAATGTGCATCAAACAGCTTTTTTGCAATTGACCAGAATAACCAGCGGTATCATATATTAAGCAAAAGATTTTCTAAAATGTATTTTCTAACGGGTTTTTGATGGTTATatcctctttttatttttttattccccATCTACCCTACTTTGAAACAATATTCCTGAAATGCCCTATTTTTTCGTTCCTTCAGGAAGTCGttccctggggaagcgacctcttgAAGAGGAAATTTTTCAATGTTAATAGGGGGTCGTTTCCTGGGGAAGCAACCTCCCACTgggtttgtttttttttttttttttttatattttaaagttagtttattattagaattattaatttaattatttaaaaaataaaatactaatattaaattacaataaagtatagtaataaattataaataaaatttatattttaattattattattattattattattatcattattattattattataataaataattattataggtataattaaaaattattataattaaagtgattaaataaataaattaaatgataataaaaattaaataatgataacaattaaatgaaaagaaatttatattgataacatgaaaataaaatgaaatacattaaattattaatttaattatttaaaaaataaaaatactaataattaattaaaaatacgttaataattaattattaataaatgttatattttaattattgttattattataataaataactattatacttttaattaaaaattattatacttaaaatgatattaaaaattaaataataataacaattaaatgaaaagaaattgatattgataacttgaaaacgaaatgaaatacattaaattaataataaaaaagtacatcaatcaaatttgaaaaaacaaaatacattaaatttatatcaatgatgtccacctaaatgacccCAGTCCCACATGTACGATGTCGCCGAACTCGTCTAGCTCTCTGAACAAGTTGCGGTTCTTCCAGTTCAtcgtcattttgatcattttcttcaatgtaAGCTGTAGATGGATTAGAACCACTGCCACCTGCTTCCATTACATTTTGGGATTGTTGATTATACATTGAATCAAATACAGCATATgccgactcaggagttgtgcactgagttccaaacaaattatagagaaGCCCATCTTCTGTCGGATAACCGGGTGTTGGTATTTCTGGCACCGACGGAACGTAATACTGAGATGGTGGTGGATCATAAAATGGAACTTCAGTAGCGACGTGTATGTGAGGTGATGATGAAGACNNNNNNNNNNNNNNNNNNNNNNNNNNNNNNNNNNNNNNNNNNNNNNNNNNNNNNNNNNNNNNNNNNNNNNNNNNNNNNNNNNNNNNNNNNNNNNNNNNNNNNNNNNNNNNNNNNNNNNNNNNNNNNNNNNNNNNNNNNNNNNNNNNNNNNNNNNNNNNNNNNNNNNNNNNNNNNNNNNNNNNNNNNNNNNNNNNNNNNNNNNNNNNNNNNNNNNNNNNNNNNNNNNNNNNNNNNNNNNNNNNNNNNNNNNNNNNNNNNNNNNNNNNNNNNNNNNNNNNNNNNNNNNNNNNNNNNNNNNNNNNNNNNNNNNNNNNNNNNNNNNNNNNNNNNNNNNNNNNNNNNNNNNNNNNNNNNNNNNNNNNNNNNNNNNNNNNNNNNNNNNNNNNNNNNNNNNNNNNNNNNNNNNNNNNNNNNNNNNNNNNNNNNNNNNNNNNNNNNNNNNNNNNNNNNNNNNNNNNNNNNNNNNNNNNNNNNNNNNNNNNNNNNNNNNNNNNNNNNNNNNNNNNNNNNNNNNNNNNNNNNNNNNNNNNNNNNNNNNNNNNNNNNNNNNNNNNNNNNNNNNNNNNNNNNNNNNNNNNNNNNNNNNNNNNNNNNNNNNNNNNNNNNNNNNNNNNNNNNNNNNNNNNNNNNNNNNNNNNNNNNNNNNNNNNNNNNN
It contains:
- the LOC101514739 gene encoding pentatricopeptide repeat-containing protein At5g50280, chloroplastic, translated to MTLISSSYCIFYLQPSISPNTHSKPSFPIHSHKTPSSSLSLSLTTPPPHSSPPPIFLPYLEDEKETIEEEQEEEEKEHEQANDPIYKFFKTRTMSSSQNPRKEGKLFLQKNRRTKWHLSSQHLDEEESEMGMEEIPLLVEENQEMGSQKKESALPKGVVGEILHLARNLPQNLTLEEALGEYEKRVNEKECLEVMEILGEEKLVMCCLYFFQWMRSQEPSLVTPRAFTVLFPLLGRARMSDKLMVLFRNLPSSNEFRNVCVYNAAISGLLSDGRYEDAWKVYESMETDNVLPDHVTCSIMIIVMRKLGHSAKNAWQFFEKMNRKGVKWGEEVLGALIKSFCVEGLVSEALIIQSEMEKKGISSNAIVYNTLMDTYCKSNRIEEAEGLFVEMKAKGIKPTAATFNILMYAYSQRMQPKIVENLLAEMQDFGLKPNANSYTCLISAYGRQKKMSDMAADAFLKMKKVGIKPTSHSYTAMIHAYSVSGWHEKAYVAFENMIREGIKPSIETYTTLLDAFRRAGDAETLMKIWKLMMSEKVKGTQVTFNTLVDGFAKQGLFMEARDVISEFGKIGLQPTVMTYNMLMNAYARGGLDSKLPQLLKEMKTLKLRPDSITYSTMIYAFVRVRDFKRAFFYHKQMVESGQVMELSSYQKLRAILEVKAADKNKSDKVALLGIINKKMGIMKKKRKKDEFWKYKTGHVKRT
- the LOC101515066 gene encoding protein root UVB sensitive 3 isoform X2, with product MESISAFPHVSNKTSLLRLEEWNGSSPTKLSKTFTIKASSSSFSIQRSGARFTHLWTRFLQAFVPEGFPSSVTPDYVPFQIWDLLQGLSTYIRTMLSTQALLSAIGVGEKSATVIGATFQWFLRDLTGMLGGILFTFYQGSNLDSNAKMWRLVADLMNDLGMLMDLISPLFPSAFVFIVCLGSISRSFTGVASGATRAALTQHFALQDNAADISAKEGSQETVATMIGMALGMLVARITIGHPLAIWFSFLSLTLFHMYVLSPKQVSSQEHVLPNKLTSWISKKANSLDTKVRLGTRISSFDEMEIKEHLLSVASYYTKAKYLLVEKKGIVDVIVHKDSNSADVLKSFIHALVLANNDYKSKYLHSESQIWMEKQYEVFIQKLKSLGWKTERLLSSPIIWRANWIHESSEEKID
- the LOC101515066 gene encoding protein root UVB sensitive 3 isoform X1, translating into MESISAFPHVSNKTSLLRLEEWNGSSPTKLSKTFTIKASSSSFSIQRSGARFTHLWTRFLQAFVPEGFPSSVTPDYVPFQIWDLLQGLSTYIRTMLSTQALLSAIGVGEKSATVIGATFQWFLRDLTGMLGGILFTFYQGSNLDSNAKMWRLVADLMNDLGMLMDLISPLFPSAFVFIVCLGSISRSFTGVASGATRAALTQHFALQDNAADISAKEGSQETVATMIGMALGMLVARITIGHPLAIWFSFLSLTLFHMYANYRAVRCLALNSLNPERSSILLQHFSETGQVLSPKQVSSQEHVLPNKLTSWISKKANSLDTKVRLGTRISSFDEMEIKEHLLSVASYYTKAKYLLVEKKGIVDVIVHKDSNSADVLKSFIHALVLANNDYKSKYLHSESQIWMEKQYEVFIQKLKSLGWKTERLLSSPIIWRANWIHESSEEKID
- the LOC101515066 gene encoding protein root UVB sensitive 3 isoform X3, which encodes MLSTQALLSAIGVGEKSATVIGATFQWFLRDLTGMLGGILFTFYQGSNLDSNAKMWRLVADLMNDLGMLMDLISPLFPSAFVFIVCLGSISRSFTGVASGATRAALTQHFALQDNAADISAKEGSQETVATMIGMALGMLVARITIGHPLAIWFSFLSLTLFHMYANYRAVRCLALNSLNPERSSILLQHFSETGQVLSPKQVSSQEHVLPNKLTSWISKKANSLDTKVRLGTRISSFDEMEIKEHLLSVASYYTKAKYLLVEKKGIVDVIVHKDSNSADVLKSFIHALVLANNDYKSKYLHSESQIWMEKQYEVFIQKLKSLGWKTERLLSSPIIWRANWIHESSEEKID
- the LOC101515066 gene encoding protein root UVB sensitive 3 isoform X6, whose protein sequence is MESISAFPHVSNKTSLLRLEEWNGSSPTKLSKTFTIKASSSSFSIQRSGARFTHLWTRFLQAFVPEGFPSSVTPDYVPFQIWDLLQGLSTYIRTMLSTQALLSAIGVGEKSATVIGATFQWFLRDLTGMLGGILFTFYQGSNLDSNAKMWRLVADLMNDLGMLMDLISPLFPSAFVFIVCLGSISRSFTGVASGATRAALTQHFALQDNAADISAKEGSQETVATMIGMALGMLVARITIGHPLAIWFSFLSLTLFHMYANYRAVRCLALNSLNPERSSILLQHFSETGQVLSPKQVSSQEHVLPNKLTSWISKKANSLDTK
- the LOC101515066 gene encoding protein root UVB sensitive 3 isoform X5, whose translation is MESISAFPHVSNKTSLLRLEEWNGSSPTKLSKTFTIKASSSSFSIQRSGARFTHLWTRFLQAFVPEGFPSSVTPDYVPFQIWDLLQGLSTYIRTMLSTQALLSAIGVGEKSATVIGATFQWFLRDLTGMLGGILFTFYQGSNLDSNAKMWRLVADLMNDLGMLMDLISPLFPSAFVFIVCLGSISRSFTGVASGATRAALTQHFALQDNAADISAKEGSQETVATMIGMALGMLVARITIGHPLAIWFSFLSLTLFHMYANYRAVRCLALNSLNPERSSILLQHFSETGQVLSPKQVSSQEHVLPNKLTSWISKKANSLDTKIWPHERELNNTFECKNHV
- the LOC101515066 gene encoding protein root UVB sensitive 3 isoform X4, which gives rise to MESISAFPHVSNKTSLLRLEEWNGSSPTKLSKTFTIKASSSSFSIQRSGARFTHLWTRFLQAFVPEGFPSSVTPDYVPFQIWDLLQGLSTYIRTMLSTQALLSAIGVGEKSATVIGATFQWFLRDLTGMLGGILFTFYQGSNLDSNAKMWRLVADLMNDLGMLMDLISPLFPSAFVFIVCLGSISRSFTGVASGATRAALTQHFALQDNAADISAKEGSQETVATMIGMALGMLVARITIGHPLAIWFSFLSLTLFHMYANYRAVRCLALNSLNPERSSILLQHFSETGQVLSPKQVSSQEHVLPNKLTSWISKKANSLDTKVRLGTRISSFDEMEIYGHMKGS
- the LOC101515066 gene encoding protein root UVB sensitive 3 isoform X7, yielding MESISAFPHVSNKTSLLRLEEWNGSSPTKLSKTFTIKASSSSFSIQRSGARFTHLWTRFLQAFVPEGFPSSVTPDYVPFQIWDLLQGLSTYIRTMLSTQALLSAIGVGEKSATVIGATFQWFLRDLTGMLGGILFTFYQGSNLDSNAKMWRLVADLMNDLGMLMDLISPLFPSAFVFIVCLGSISRSFTGVASGATRAALTQHFALQDNAADISAKEGSQETVATMIGMALGMLVARITIGHPLAIWFSFLSLTLFHMYANYRAVRCLALNSLNPERSSILLQHFSETGQGLFTGACFTQ